AAACATAACATAGCGAAAACATTTATGGTTTTTCATAATAGACGTGCTCAATGATGCCTTCAAGAAGTATTTCTTCAGGTAATATCGTTTTTATTATAAATTGATTGCCACTAATCACAAGCTCACCTTCTTTTAAAGCTAGTCTTAGCTCTGTATTAGTAAAACGTACAACCCCGCGATGGTTTTCTATATAAACATGAAGCTGACCGATCATTGTCAACCGCGGTAGATCCATAATCACATCTGCGGGTAGGTCCATATAGTTAACCATCCATTTTTTTAACCAATGCTGGAATCGTTTCATGGCGAACCTCCCTTTCATTCATATGTATGAAAGTTAGCTGAAGCCTATCACCTAAAATGGTACTTAAAAAGCTTATAAATAAAAAAACGTTAGCTCATGAATAAAACGAACCTTCAATCAGAGGTTTTCGTTCTTCTCCCGCTATTTGAGAGTTGAGTTAATTAGGACTTTAGCGTCCATTATCTCCGTCCATATAGATTTAGCTCTACTTTATTTTGAGACGGGAGTTTATGG
The DNA window shown above is from Salipaludibacillus agaradhaerens and carries:
- the yqfC gene encoding sporulation protein YqfC is translated as MKRFQHWLKKWMVNYMDLPADVIMDLPRLTMIGQLHVYIENHRGVVRFTNTELRLALKEGELVISGNQFIIKTILPEEILLEGIIEHVYYEKP